A DNA window from Methylobacterium sp. NMS14P contains the following coding sequences:
- a CDS encoding heme/hemin ABC transporter substrate-binding protein: MSAPVLLSRRALLAAAAVGALAPRTAAAQAATRIAALGGAVTEILYRLGAGGRIVAVDTTSLYPPEALREKPNVGYLRALSAEGLLAQQPDLIIAAEGAGPPAVLAQLREAGLRVETVTEPPSPEGVLDKIEAVGRLTGLEREAEALEAEVRTHFADLATRRARIARAARALVVLSVQGGRTVVGGTGSSADGILTLAGIANAAAGLEGFKPMTDEAIVAAAPDAVVMMQNGPEPPKPESIFAPGTALGQTPAAAQGRLVAMDGLYLLGFGPRTPEAATDLMRALYPDLPRD; this comes from the coding sequence ATGAGCGCCCCCGTCCTCCTGTCGCGCCGCGCCCTCTTGGCCGCCGCCGCGGTCGGGGCGCTCGCCCCGCGCACCGCCGCCGCGCAGGCGGCCACCCGCATCGCCGCCCTGGGCGGGGCCGTCACCGAGATCCTCTACCGCCTCGGTGCCGGCGGTCGGATCGTCGCCGTCGACACGACCAGCCTCTACCCGCCCGAGGCCCTGCGCGAGAAGCCGAATGTCGGCTACCTGCGCGCCCTCTCGGCCGAGGGCCTGCTGGCGCAGCAGCCCGACCTGATCATCGCCGCCGAGGGAGCCGGGCCGCCCGCGGTCCTGGCGCAGCTGCGCGAGGCCGGGCTGCGCGTCGAGACGGTGACGGAGCCGCCGAGCCCCGAGGGCGTGCTGGACAAGATCGAGGCGGTCGGGCGCCTCACGGGCCTGGAGCGGGAGGCCGAGGCCCTCGAGGCCGAGGTCCGCACCCATTTCGCCGACCTCGCGACCCGGCGCGCCCGGATCGCCCGGGCGGCCCGTGCCCTCGTCGTCCTGTCGGTCCAGGGCGGCCGGACCGTCGTCGGCGGAACCGGCTCCTCGGCGGACGGCATCCTGACCCTGGCGGGCATCGCCAACGCGGCCGCGGGCCTGGAGGGCTTCAAGCCGATGACCGACGAGGCCATCGTGGCCGCCGCCCCCGACGCGGTGGTGATGATGCAGAACGGCCCCGAGCCGCCGAAACCCGAGAGCATCTTCGCCCCCGGCACGGCCCTCGGCCAGACGCCGGCGGCGGCGCAGGGCCGGCTGGTGGCCATGGACGGCCTCTACCTCCTCGGCTTCGGGCCGCGCACGCCCGAGGCCGCCACCGACCTGATGCGGGCGCTCTACCCGGACCTGCCGCGTGACTGA
- a CDS encoding FecCD family ABC transporter permease encodes MSRRSAAPWVLGILAAVVLAAALLSVSLGAIRIPPERVLAALIGEGSDPARARDALVILSIRLPRTLLGLMVGAGLAVSGALMQGLFRNPLADPALVGVSSGAGLAAAVIIVLGDRILARLGVPGPLPYAALPAGAFLGGLCATLILYALATRSGRTAVATMLLAGIALGALSGALTGLLTFVSDDRQLRDLAFWSLGSLGGATWSKVAASAPLILPVLAAVPFLGRGLNALVLGEAEAFHLGVPVERLKRACIVLVAVAVGASVAAAGVIGFVGLVVPHALRLLIGPGHRLLLPAAALLGGAFLVLADVVARLVAAPAELPIGIVTALVGAPVFLWLLLGRVRADDV; translated from the coding sequence GTGAGCCGCCGGTCCGCGGCGCCCTGGGTGCTGGGGATCCTGGCGGCCGTGGTGCTCGCCGCCGCCCTGCTCTCCGTGAGCCTCGGGGCGATCCGCATCCCGCCGGAGCGGGTCCTCGCGGCCCTGATCGGGGAGGGGAGCGATCCGGCCCGCGCCCGCGACGCGCTGGTGATCCTCTCGATCCGCCTGCCCCGCACCCTGCTGGGGCTGATGGTCGGGGCCGGGCTGGCGGTCTCCGGGGCGCTGATGCAGGGGCTGTTCCGCAACCCCCTGGCCGATCCGGCGCTGGTCGGGGTCTCGTCGGGGGCGGGGCTCGCCGCCGCGGTCATTATCGTGCTCGGCGACCGGATCCTCGCCCGGCTGGGTGTCCCGGGCCCGCTGCCCTACGCCGCGCTGCCGGCCGGGGCCTTCCTCGGCGGCCTGTGCGCGACCCTCATCCTCTACGCCCTCGCCACCCGGTCCGGCCGCACCGCGGTAGCGACGATGCTGCTCGCGGGGATCGCGCTGGGGGCCCTGAGCGGCGCGCTGACCGGCCTGCTGACCTTCGTCAGCGACGACCGGCAACTGCGCGATCTCGCCTTCTGGTCGCTGGGCAGCCTCGGCGGCGCCACCTGGTCCAAGGTCGCGGCCTCGGCGCCGCTGATCCTGCCGGTGCTGGCCGCGGTCCCGTTCCTGGGCCGCGGCCTGAACGCGCTCGTTCTCGGCGAGGCCGAGGCGTTCCATCTCGGCGTCCCGGTGGAGCGGCTGAAGCGCGCCTGCATCGTGCTGGTGGCGGTGGCGGTCGGCGCCAGCGTGGCGGCGGCGGGGGTGATCGGCTTCGTCGGCCTCGTGGTGCCGCACGCCCTGCGGCTGCTGATCGGCCCGGGGCACCGGCTGCTGCTACCGGCCGCGGCGCTCCTCGGCGGCGCCTTCCTGGTGCTCGCCGACGTGGTGGCGCGCCTCGTCGCCGCGCCCGCCGAGCTGCCGATCGGGATCGTCACCGCGCTCGTCGGCGCACCGGTCTTCCTGTGGCTGCTCCTCGGCCGGGTGCGGGCGGACGATGTCTGA
- a CDS encoding heme ABC transporter ATP-binding protein: MSDPALLAARDLTVTVAGRDLVRDVSLAVEGGTLQVIVGPNGAGKSTLVRLLSGALRPTRGTVAYDGAPVETIPPWRLAATRAVLPQAARLAFPFAAAEVARIGLDGIGRGLAARDRAAILARALARADVAHLADRAYPTLSGGEQARVQFARVLCQLEAGRTVADRQVLFLDEPTASLDLRHQGALLDAAAGLAATGVAVVAILHDLNLAAAYADRLLVLDGGRLVAGGRPVEVLTDDLIAGVFGVRWPVGRVPAGGQPFLLPHRDKAGRARG; this comes from the coding sequence ATGTCTGATCCGGCCCTGCTCGCGGCCCGCGACCTGACCGTCACGGTGGCGGGGCGCGACCTCGTGCGCGACGTCTCCCTGGCGGTGGAGGGCGGCACCCTGCAGGTGATCGTCGGCCCGAACGGGGCCGGCAAGTCGACCCTCGTCCGCCTGCTCAGCGGCGCCCTGCGCCCCACGAGAGGCACCGTCGCCTATGACGGTGCGCCCGTGGAGACGATCCCGCCCTGGCGGCTCGCCGCGACGCGGGCGGTGCTGCCGCAGGCGGCGCGGCTGGCCTTCCCGTTCGCGGCGGCCGAGGTCGCCCGGATCGGCCTCGACGGCATCGGCCGGGGCCTCGCGGCCCGCGACCGGGCGGCGATCCTGGCGCGGGCCCTCGCGCGGGCCGACGTAGCGCATCTCGCCGACCGGGCCTACCCGACCCTCTCGGGCGGCGAGCAGGCGCGGGTGCAGTTCGCCCGCGTGCTCTGCCAGCTGGAGGCCGGCCGCACGGTCGCGGACCGGCAGGTGCTGTTCCTCGACGAGCCGACCGCGAGCCTCGACCTCCGGCACCAGGGCGCGCTGCTCGACGCCGCCGCCGGGCTGGCGGCGACCGGCGTCGCCGTGGTGGCGATCCTCCACGACCTCAACCTGGCGGCCGCCTACGCCGACCGGCTGCTGGTCCTCGACGGCGGCCGGCTGGTCGCCGGCGGGCGGCCGGTCGAGGTCCTGACCGACGACCTGATCGCCGGGGTCTTCGGCGTCCGCTGGCCGGTCGGGCGGGTGCCCGCGGGCGGCCAGCCCTTCCTGCTGCCGCACCGGGATAAGGCCGGTCGCGCGCGGGGCTGA
- a CDS encoding TonB-dependent hemoglobin/transferrin/lactoferrin family receptor — MAHAFHRALAALGVALATLPGARAEEAGPAARSEPEIGLDTLSVTATKTAVPAVDALSGTSVVPRAALDRLQPGRLSEVLRDVPGVTTQENRNDPAQAINIRGLQDFGRVNVLVDGARQDFQVSGHGANGVFYLDPELVGGVDITRGPTATVYGSGAIGGVAAFRTRSIDDILAPDESAGFVQKQGFGTNGQRFVNSSALGARIGTAADLFGQFVFRDTAPYRDGAGLPVPDTGSDLNAGLVKLTLRPAEGHALHATALLQRFAFVNGGDTGAGARFADAVQADTATFGYRFARPDVPLVDLSLDGYATTTRDALTFLQDSPRGLYGRLGTRAGDRLTYDLATAGFDAHNTARFETGPVAHALTLGGDGVADRVRTTDQAGGFGAAFTPSGRRELVGAFLQDEIRGAPWLRIVGALRHDGYRLDGGGYRARGARVSPKITVGVAPLGGLEVYGTYAEGYRAPTITETLMQGIHPFPAFEILPNPALRPEVARTVEAGANLRADGVLGPEDALRAKLALFDTAVDGFIDMEAVGPAYYVPAIPGIPASICVVRPGRFPCVIPARSYQYRNVARADLSGAELEGTYDWGRGFVSLAATHVDGRDRATHESLLTVPPDRIGTTLGLRFLADRLVVGTRLTLVEARTDLPAAARSRASKAYGLVDLFATCAVTDRITADVVVQNALDRRYRAYRDALASPGLVAKASLSIAFATR; from the coding sequence ATGGCTCATGCTTTCCATCGGGCGCTCGCCGCCCTCGGCGTCGCGCTGGCGACCCTGCCCGGCGCCCGGGCGGAGGAGGCCGGCCCGGCCGCGCGCTCCGAGCCCGAGATCGGCCTCGACACCCTGTCGGTCACCGCGACCAAGACCGCCGTCCCGGCCGTCGACGCCCTGTCGGGCACGAGCGTGGTCCCGCGAGCCGCGCTCGACCGCCTCCAGCCCGGGCGCCTGTCCGAGGTGCTGCGCGACGTGCCCGGCGTGACCACCCAGGAGAACCGGAACGATCCGGCGCAGGCGATCAACATCCGCGGCCTCCAGGATTTCGGCCGGGTGAACGTCCTGGTCGACGGGGCCCGGCAGGACTTCCAGGTCTCGGGCCACGGGGCCAACGGCGTGTTCTACCTCGACCCCGAGCTCGTCGGCGGGGTCGACATCACGCGCGGGCCGACTGCGACGGTCTACGGCTCCGGCGCCATCGGGGGCGTCGCGGCGTTCCGCACCCGGTCGATCGACGACATCCTGGCCCCCGACGAGAGCGCCGGGTTCGTGCAGAAGCAGGGCTTCGGCACGAACGGCCAGCGCTTCGTGAACAGCTCGGCGCTCGGCGCCCGCATCGGCACCGCCGCGGACCTGTTCGGGCAGTTCGTCTTCCGCGACACCGCGCCCTATCGCGACGGTGCCGGCCTGCCGGTGCCCGACACCGGGAGCGACCTGAACGCGGGCCTCGTCAAGCTCACCCTGCGGCCGGCGGAGGGGCACGCGCTCCACGCCACGGCGCTCCTGCAGCGATTCGCCTTCGTCAACGGCGGCGACACCGGCGCGGGGGCCCGGTTCGCCGACGCCGTGCAGGCCGACACCGCGACCTTCGGCTACCGGTTCGCCCGGCCGGACGTGCCGCTCGTCGACCTCAGCCTCGACGGCTACGCGACCACGACCCGCGACGCGCTGACCTTCCTGCAGGACTCGCCGCGGGGTCTCTACGGCCGGCTCGGCACCCGGGCCGGCGACCGCCTGACCTACGATCTCGCGACCGCGGGCTTCGACGCCCACAACACCGCCCGGTTCGAGACTGGCCCGGTCGCGCACGCGCTCACCCTCGGCGGCGACGGCGTGGCCGATCGCGTCCGGACGACCGACCAGGCCGGCGGCTTCGGCGCGGCCTTCACGCCGTCGGGGCGGCGGGAACTGGTCGGCGCCTTCCTCCAGGACGAGATCCGCGGCGCGCCGTGGCTGCGAATCGTCGGCGCGCTCCGGCACGACGGCTACCGGCTCGACGGCGGGGGCTATCGCGCGCGCGGCGCGCGGGTCTCGCCGAAAATCACGGTCGGCGTCGCGCCGCTCGGCGGCCTCGAGGTCTACGGGACCTACGCCGAGGGCTACCGCGCCCCGACGATCACCGAGACGCTGATGCAGGGCATCCACCCGTTCCCGGCCTTCGAGATCCTGCCGAATCCGGCCCTGCGGCCGGAGGTGGCCCGCACCGTCGAGGCCGGCGCCAACCTGCGCGCCGACGGGGTGCTGGGGCCGGAGGACGCGCTGCGGGCCAAGCTCGCGCTGTTCGACACGGCGGTCGACGGTTTCATCGACATGGAGGCCGTCGGGCCGGCCTACTACGTCCCGGCGATTCCCGGCATCCCGGCCTCGATCTGCGTCGTCCGGCCCGGGCGCTTCCCCTGCGTGATCCCGGCGCGGTCCTACCAGTACCGCAACGTCGCCCGGGCCGACCTGTCGGGCGCGGAGCTGGAGGGAACCTACGATTGGGGCCGGGGCTTCGTGTCGCTCGCCGCCACCCATGTCGACGGCCGCGACCGCGCCACCCACGAGAGCCTGCTCACGGTGCCGCCGGACCGGATCGGCACGACGCTGGGCCTGCGCTTCCTCGCCGACCGGCTCGTCGTGGGCACGCGCCTGACCCTGGTGGAGGCCCGCACCGACCTGCCCGCCGCCGCGCGGAGCCGGGCCAGCAAGGCCTACGGGCTGGTGGACCTCTTCGCCACCTGCGCGGTCACCGACCGCATCACCGCGGACGTCGTCGTCCAGAACGCCCTCGACCGCCGCTACCGCGCGTACCGCGACGCGCTGGCGAGCCCGGGCCTCGTCGCCAAGGCGTCGCTCAGCATCGCGTTCGCGACCCGGTAG
- a CDS encoding glycosyltransferase family 2 protein has product MRLCICICTCERPVGLARLLKALDQQRLGSLAETALRILIIDNGRSRAAVPVVEAYRATGRFPVTYVREETRGLAAVRNRSFAEASAAGADWVALIDDDEFPDRDWLRNLLETALATGVAACVGPVVPFFDRVPPAWAAAGGFFAKRLPVRDGFVEDGYTANALLDLRVIRALGLSFDMRFNTMGGEDTFFFRALMLAGHRIAWAETAVVYDSIPTHRMRVRWLLARWYRSGSVEAYLGRLRPETVSGRLANAGRGFARLGGGLLRLGVAGLSLRPATLIGGGYTLCRGAGLLAAVIGLSYREYHPSRYR; this is encoded by the coding sequence ATGCGCCTGTGCATCTGCATCTGCACCTGCGAGCGGCCCGTCGGGCTGGCGCGCCTGCTCAAGGCCCTGGACCAGCAGCGGCTCGGCAGCCTCGCCGAGACCGCCCTGCGCATCCTGATCATCGACAACGGGCGCAGCCGCGCCGCCGTCCCGGTGGTCGAGGCGTACCGGGCGACCGGCCGCTTCCCGGTCACCTACGTCCGGGAGGAGACCCGCGGCCTCGCCGCGGTCCGCAACCGGAGCTTCGCGGAGGCCTCCGCGGCGGGCGCGGACTGGGTCGCGCTGATCGACGACGACGAGTTTCCCGACCGCGACTGGCTCCGCAACCTGCTCGAGACCGCCCTCGCCACGGGCGTCGCGGCCTGCGTCGGGCCGGTCGTGCCGTTCTTCGACCGGGTTCCGCCCGCCTGGGCGGCCGCCGGAGGCTTCTTCGCCAAGCGCCTGCCGGTCCGAGACGGCTTCGTGGAGGACGGCTACACCGCCAACGCGCTCCTGGACCTGCGGGTGATCCGGGCGCTGGGCCTGTCCTTCGACATGCGCTTCAACACCATGGGCGGCGAGGACACGTTCTTCTTCCGGGCCCTGATGCTCGCCGGGCACCGGATCGCCTGGGCCGAGACGGCCGTGGTCTACGACAGCATCCCGACGCACCGGATGCGGGTGCGCTGGCTGCTGGCTCGCTGGTACCGCAGCGGCAGCGTCGAGGCCTATCTCGGCCGGCTCCGCCCGGAGACGGTGAGCGGCCGGCTCGCCAACGCGGGCCGCGGCTTCGCGCGCCTCGGCGGCGGCCTGCTGCGGCTCGGGGTCGCCGGCCTGTCGCTCAGGCCCGCGACCCTGATCGGCGGCGGCTACACGCTGTGCCGGGGGGCCGGCCTGCTCGCGGCCGTGATCGGCCTGAGCTACCGGGAATACCACCCGTCGCGCTACCGCTAG
- a CDS encoding glycosyltransferase family 2 protein — MSDARGTFVDVSFIMAAHDAAPWIETAIRSALAQTGVAVEVVAVDDGSRDGTASVLARLAEADPRVRVIRLADAGPGAPRGPSSARNAALNAARGRWIAILDADDLILPDRTRSLLDLALAADADIVADNPIPFTDMFDPQGPGMLEGGREPYLFEIDLAKYIACNHMLSRATKLGYLKPMMRAEILRRHGIRYDEDVRIGEDFLLCLEALAAGARFVVTTYAGYGYRRGPTSLSHRLRQADIVRLDAAFAARAEHGRLAEARSQSAEIRHGSRAYRDGLARTQRIAQVIEAAQAGRWLAGAGLALRHPRIWRFLAATLLAAAGKRLRPRPHALPIGQR; from the coding sequence TTGTCCGATGCTCGGGGCACGTTCGTGGACGTCTCGTTCATCATGGCCGCGCACGATGCGGCGCCCTGGATCGAGACGGCCATCCGCTCCGCCCTGGCCCAGACCGGCGTCGCCGTGGAAGTCGTGGCGGTCGATGACGGCTCGCGGGACGGAACCGCCTCCGTGCTGGCGCGCTTGGCGGAGGCCGACCCGCGGGTCCGCGTGATACGCCTCGCCGATGCCGGACCGGGCGCGCCCCGGGGCCCGTCGAGCGCCCGGAACGCGGCCCTGAACGCCGCCCGGGGTCGCTGGATCGCGATCCTCGACGCCGACGACCTGATCCTGCCCGACCGCACCCGGAGCCTGCTCGATCTCGCGCTCGCGGCGGATGCCGACATTGTCGCCGACAACCCGATCCCGTTCACCGACATGTTCGACCCGCAGGGGCCGGGCATGCTGGAGGGTGGCCGGGAGCCGTACCTGTTCGAGATCGACCTCGCCAAGTACATCGCCTGCAACCACATGCTCAGCCGGGCGACCAAACTCGGCTACCTCAAGCCCATGATGCGCGCCGAGATCCTGCGCCGGCACGGGATCCGGTACGACGAGGACGTCCGGATCGGCGAGGATTTCCTGCTGTGCCTGGAAGCCCTCGCGGCCGGGGCGCGGTTCGTGGTCACCACCTATGCGGGCTACGGCTACCGGCGCGGGCCCACCTCCCTGTCGCACCGGCTGCGCCAGGCCGACATCGTGCGCCTCGACGCGGCCTTCGCGGCTCGGGCCGAGCACGGCCGCCTCGCGGAGGCCCGGTCGCAATCCGCCGAGATCCGCCACGGCAGCCGCGCCTACCGCGACGGCCTCGCGAGGACGCAGCGGATCGCCCAGGTCATCGAGGCGGCCCAGGCCGGCCGGTGGCTCGCGGGCGCCGGGCTGGCGCTCCGGCATCCCCGGATCTGGCGGTTCCTGGCCGCGACGCTGCTGGCGGCGGCGGGCAAGCGCCTGCGGCCGCGGCCGCACGCCCTCCCGATCGGACAGAGGTAA
- a CDS encoding DUF6894 family protein has protein sequence MPSRFYFDIENGEETIRDTQGVEAEDLAEALAEARSVIDEMAGELEAAGPDGASTLVVRDATGAEVGRVPIKG, from the coding sequence GTGCCCAGTCGCTTCTATTTCGACATCGAGAACGGCGAGGAGACGATCCGCGACACGCAGGGCGTGGAAGCCGAGGACTTGGCCGAGGCGCTGGCGGAGGCCCGCAGCGTGATCGACGAAATGGCGGGTGAACTGGAGGCCGCGGGGCCGGACGGTGCGTCGACGCTCGTCGTGCGCGACGCCACCGGCGCGGAAGTCGGCCGGGTGCCGATCAAGGGCTGA
- a CDS encoding acyltransferase family protein codes for MAPSERRINGFDGLRALAFLMVFVSHKAPSPRTEALGTAGVWLFFVLSGFLIVRILAAAREAVEAGASTPLGSLGLFYRNRVARIVPVYYVFLFALYTVRPGDPASLGDDAFKLATWFYVTNIYIEQNGWGTELGHLWSLAVEQQFYLLFAPAALFLPRRHLGTLCWLLVGISVLAHGALWRAGAAPRCFDVDTLANVGLIALGGLAGLGTRPLPAWLARDAALAGVLILFVALPLLIAPTGWWLILGRLSGVLAALLLLQVVQAREGRAVALLEIAWLRRIGVISYAAYLFHVPLHAERVLALVGIDVAGPRSVSMALDLLLTLLLAELSWRLLERPARRLLRAPRRRVGASALVGP; via the coding sequence GTGGCCCCTTCAGAGCGCCGCATCAACGGGTTCGACGGCCTGCGGGCCCTGGCGTTCCTGATGGTCTTCGTCAGTCACAAGGCGCCGAGCCCGAGGACCGAGGCCCTCGGCACGGCCGGCGTGTGGCTGTTCTTCGTCCTGAGCGGCTTCCTGATCGTCCGGATCCTCGCCGCCGCCCGCGAGGCCGTGGAGGCGGGCGCGTCGACGCCGCTCGGCAGCCTCGGGCTGTTCTACCGGAACCGCGTCGCCCGGATCGTGCCGGTCTACTACGTCTTCCTGTTTGCGCTCTACACGGTCCGGCCCGGCGACCCGGCCAGTCTCGGCGACGACGCGTTCAAGCTCGCGACGTGGTTCTACGTCACGAACATCTACATCGAGCAGAACGGCTGGGGGACCGAGCTCGGCCATCTCTGGAGCCTCGCCGTCGAGCAGCAATTCTACCTGCTGTTCGCGCCGGCGGCCCTGTTCCTGCCGCGGCGCCACCTCGGCACGTTGTGCTGGCTCCTGGTCGGCATCAGCGTCCTGGCGCACGGCGCCCTGTGGCGGGCGGGCGCCGCGCCGCGGTGTTTCGACGTCGACACCCTGGCCAATGTCGGACTGATCGCGCTGGGCGGGCTCGCCGGCCTGGGCACCCGGCCGCTCCCGGCCTGGCTCGCCCGCGACGCCGCCCTGGCCGGCGTGCTGATCCTGTTCGTGGCCCTGCCGCTCCTGATCGCGCCCACCGGCTGGTGGCTGATTCTCGGCCGCCTCAGCGGCGTCCTGGCGGCGCTGCTGCTGCTGCAGGTGGTCCAGGCGCGGGAGGGCCGCGCGGTCGCCCTCCTGGAGATCGCGTGGCTGCGCCGGATCGGCGTGATCAGCTACGCCGCCTACCTGTTCCACGTGCCGCTTCACGCGGAGCGGGTGCTGGCCCTGGTCGGCATCGACGTCGCCGGACCGCGCTCGGTCTCCATGGCGCTCGACCTGCTGCTGACGCTGCTGCTGGCGGAACTGTCGTGGCGGCTCCTGGAGCGGCCGGCCCGCCGCCTGCTGCGGGCCCCGCGCCGCCGCGTCGGCGCCTCCGCGCTGGTCGGCCCGTAA
- a CDS encoding sugar transferase yields the protein MLRPAGTPTPIESSTPQDMVETLNEALVKTLPAPRQAGPGLRVSWAMKRVLDASIALTALFLLLPLLLFIALLIWGSDGRSPIFRHKRLGRYGRSFGCLKFRSMVADGDAVLARHFAENPEARAEWEASFKLTHDPRVTALGQVLRKTSLDELPQLWNVLRGEMSLVGPRPIVQAEVVRYGADFTACFSVPPGLTGLWQVSGRSDTGYAERVALDCAYASQWSLTRDLAILFKTVPAVLCQRGSR from the coding sequence ATGTTGCGCCCGGCTGGGACCCCGACGCCGATCGAGTCGTCGACGCCGCAGGATATGGTCGAGACGCTGAACGAGGCGTTGGTCAAGACATTGCCGGCCCCGCGGCAGGCCGGCCCCGGCCTCCGGGTGAGCTGGGCGATGAAGCGCGTCCTCGACGCGAGCATCGCGCTGACGGCGCTGTTCCTGCTGCTGCCCCTGCTGCTGTTCATCGCCCTGCTGATCTGGGGCAGCGACGGCCGGTCGCCGATCTTCCGCCACAAGCGCCTCGGCCGGTACGGGCGCTCCTTCGGATGCCTGAAGTTCCGGTCCATGGTCGCGGACGGCGACGCGGTGCTGGCGCGGCATTTCGCCGAGAATCCCGAGGCCCGGGCCGAGTGGGAGGCGTCCTTCAAGCTTACCCACGATCCCCGCGTGACGGCGCTGGGCCAGGTCCTGCGCAAGACCTCCCTCGACGAGCTGCCGCAGCTCTGGAACGTGCTGCGCGGCGAGATGAGCCTCGTGGGACCGCGGCCGATCGTCCAGGCCGAGGTCGTCCGCTACGGCGCCGACTTCACCGCCTGCTTCTCGGTCCCGCCGGGACTGACCGGCCTGTGGCAGGTCTCCGGGCGCAGCGATACCGGCTACGCCGAGCGCGTCGCCCTGGATTGCGCCTATGCCAGCCAGTGGAGCCTCACCCGCGACCTCGCCATCCTGTTCAAGACGGTTCCGGCCGTGTTGTGCCAGCGCGGCAGCCGCTAG
- a CDS encoding glycoside hydrolase family 16 protein has product MTIWSAPGRRLCVAATLLLQACPAHAGETAAAPAAAGAQGGSSFMELFSTLNERRWYVSDGWVNGDWQGCTWSKHRARIATPGELSLSLTDITYKERPFSCAEIQTRERYGYGTYEVRMRAGTGSGMVSAFFTYNGPENGDRRTNDEIDLEWLGKDTSKVQLNYFVGGVGEHVSLDALGFDAATTTADYAIEWLPDRLRWYVNGRLLREVVGTPDRPIPSHPSKIMLSVWSGQGPDFASWLGPTQYSGQPVTALFERVAFTRMGDPCGFKESIVCR; this is encoded by the coding sequence ATGACGATCTGGTCCGCCCCGGGCCGCCGCCTCTGCGTGGCGGCGACGCTTCTCCTGCAGGCCTGCCCCGCGCACGCGGGCGAGACCGCCGCGGCGCCGGCCGCGGCCGGCGCTCAGGGCGGCTCGTCCTTCATGGAGCTCTTCAGCACCCTGAACGAACGCCGCTGGTACGTCTCGGACGGCTGGGTCAACGGCGACTGGCAGGGCTGCACGTGGTCGAAGCACCGCGCCCGGATCGCGACGCCCGGCGAACTCTCGCTGTCCCTGACGGACATCACCTACAAGGAGCGCCCCTTCAGCTGCGCCGAGATCCAGACTCGCGAGCGCTACGGCTACGGCACCTACGAGGTCCGGATGCGGGCCGGGACCGGGTCCGGCATGGTCTCGGCGTTCTTCACCTATAACGGCCCCGAGAACGGCGACCGGCGGACGAACGACGAGATCGACCTCGAGTGGCTCGGCAAGGACACGAGCAAGGTCCAGCTCAACTACTTCGTCGGCGGCGTCGGCGAGCACGTCAGCCTCGACGCGCTCGGCTTCGACGCCGCGACCACCACCGCGGACTACGCCATCGAGTGGCTGCCCGACCGCCTGCGCTGGTACGTCAACGGACGCCTGCTGCGCGAGGTGGTCGGCACGCCCGACCGGCCGATCCCGTCGCATCCGAGCAAGATCATGCTCAGCGTCTGGTCCGGACAGGGCCCGGACTTCGCGTCCTGGCTCGGACCGACGCAGTACTCGGGGCAGCCGGTCACCGCGCTGTTCGAGCGGGTCGCGTTCACCCGGATGGGCGATCCGTGCGGCTTCAAGGAATCGATCGTCTGTCGGTAG